CCAGGGTCTGTGGTGCTGTTTTATGTCTGACGGGTTTTCTCTTCCTCTTTTCCGGGGGTTTTTCCACGAGCGCGTTTGCGGCCTGCTCTTCCCCGTCCGGTGTGGCGGGTGATTTGATCTGGGACAACACCGCCAATGCGCCGGCGTATTGCAACGATACGGCCTGGGTGCATTTTCCGACGGGAATGGCGGGGGATGCCTATACGGCGACGGCATTTCTTTCGAACCCAAGCGCAGTGGCTGACGATGATTTCGGATCAGCAATCGGGATTTCCAATGGAAAAATTGTGGTGGGCACGCGCATGCGCGATGTATCCGGCGTGAGCAATTCGGGTCGGGCGCATATTTTTGATGCCGAAAGCGGCCGCCCTCTGGTGACGTTGGTGAACCCTGATAATACAGCCGGGGACCAGTTTGGTCACGGGGCAGATATTGACGGCAACCTGGCTGTTGTTGGTGCGCCGGTAAATACGGTGGGTGGCGTGGCCCAGGCGGGATCGGCCTATGTCTATAACGCGACGACGGGCGCACTGGTGGCGACGCTGGATAACCCGGCACCGGGTAACATGGATTGGACCGGGTATGACGTTGCGATCTCCGGCACCATTGCTGTTGCGGGGACGCCGCGTAACGGGGCGGGCGATCATGGGTCTGTGCATATTTACAACGCCTCGACCGGTGCTTTCTTGCGCGGCTGGAATGCACCGGATCAGGCGGATGGCGATTGGTTTGGTGTTGCTGTCGATATTGATGGCGACCTCATTGTCGTGGGGGCGCACCAGAAAGAATCCGGGGCGATCACGGACGCGGGCAGGGCCTATGTGTTCAGTGCGGCGGATGGGTCGCTGGTCGCCACGCTGAATAATCCCGCCCCCGGTGCGAATGATAATTTTGGCCGCGCGGTTGCAATTCATGGCACGGTGGCGATTGTGGGGGCACCGAATGATACGTCCGGCGGTGTGGCTACTGCCGGGGCGGCCTATGTGTTCAACGCGCAAACAGGCGCTTTGCTGACCACTCTTGAAAACCCCGACCCCGAGGCGAGTGACAATTTTGGCATGGCGGTTGCGATCCATGGCGGAAAGGTTGTTGTGGGTGCGCGCTGGGCCAATGTTGACGGGCTGGACAATGTGGGTGTGACCTATGTGTTCAGCACATCAACAGGGGATTTGATTGATACGATTCATAATCCCGCACCGGCGGCCAGCGACACATTCGGGTCGCAGGTTGCGATTGAGGGCGAGTATGTCGTGGTCTCCGCCCGCAATGATGCCTCGGGTGGTGTTTTGACATCCGGTGCGGCGCATGTGTTCAAGCAGCAGCGCCCAGCCCTGAAAAACGCGCAGTTGATCGGAACGCTGGATAACCCCGATCCTGGGGTTGATGATCGGTTTGGCAACGTCATGGAAATTTCCGGCGATTATGTCGCGGTTGGGGCGTGGACCAACGATGTGGCGGGTTTTGATGATGCCGGCAGTGTGTATGTATTTGATTTGCGTACAGGGGCGCTGGTCTCTTCTATCGATAATCCCGAGCCTGCTGTGGGCGATGCGTTTGGTTTTAATATTGATCTTGATGGGGCGACGTTGGCCGTTGGTTCGCACCTGGATGACCCTGGTGGTGTTGTGGATGCGGGCAGTGTTTATATCTTTGATGCGCTCAGTGGAGCGCTGTTGCGGCGTTTGAATGACACGACGCCAGAACCGAATGAGCGATTTGGTTTTGATGTGGGTTTATCGGGCAATCTGGCGGTGGTTGGTGCCAACTTGGCCGATCCCGGCGGGGTTACCAATGCGGGCGCGGCGTATGTTATCAATATTGATACTGGAACAGTTGTAAGTACGCTGAATAATCCGGCTCCCGGGTCTGGGGATGAGTTTGGCGTTCGTGTTGTGATTGCCGGGGACAAGGTCGCTGTCGGGGCCTATAAAGATGATCCTGGTGGGGTTGTGGATGCGGGGTCGGCCTATGTTTTCAATGCGACGACAGGGGCGCTGATCGCAACACTGAACCATCCGTCACCGACGACGGATGCGCAATTCGGACTGGGTATTTCCCTGTCGGGTGATCTGGTTGCCGTCGGGGCGTTTCTCAGTGACTTGAACGGCGTGACGGATGTAGGGGCCGCCTATATTTTTGACGCCAATACGGGGGCCAATTTAAAAACCCTGACCAGCCCCTATCCCAACACGAATGATCGTTTCGGCAATGGTATTGAATTGGTTGGTGATCTGGTGATTATCGGGTCGCGTTTTGATGATTCCAGCGGCACGACCGATGCGGGCGCGGCCTATGTCTTCAATGCCCGAACGGGGGCGCTGGTGCGAAAATTTTATGCGCCGACACCAACGACTGGTGATGAATATGGTGCGCGCCCATCCATGTCCACCCGCTATGTTGTGATTGGCTCGCGCTGGCGCGATGTGGGTGGTGTTGCTGACACGGGGCAGGTCTATGCCTATGCTTCACTCTGCACGAACCCGAATGGGGCTGTGGGGGATATCACCTACAATACAACGTCCCATGTTTTGCAATATTGCGCGGGTGGGGACTGGATTGGTGCCGGCCCGGCGGGTGATGGTGGTGCGGGTTGCACCGGCCCTGCGGGGATTGAGGGTGACCTGATGTATAATTCCACCCACAATTACCTGCAATATTGCGAAGGCGATACATGGCGCGGTATTGGGTTTTAGGGTGTAACTAACACGCGTCCAGATCCGCGCCCAGATCGCGCAACAATTTCACGAATGTCGGAAAACTTGTGGTGATCGGGGACGCGTCATCGACGCTCACCGGATCTGTGCTGGCCAGCCCCATGATCAGGAAGCTCATGGCGATGCGGTGATCCAAGGCGGTTTCAACATCCGCGCCGCCTTGTGGGGCGTGCCCGTTGCCATGGATGGTCAGGCTATCCTCGCCCGCTTCAACACGCACGCCGCATGCGTCCAATCCCGTGGCCATCATCGCCAAGCGATCGCTTTCCTTCACCCGCAATTCGGCCAGATTGGTCATGCGGGTGGTCCCGTCGGCAAAGGCGGCGGCAATCGACAGGATGGGGATTTCATCGATCATGCTGGGAACGCGTTCGGGCGGGACCGTGATGCCTTGCAGGGTTCCGGTGTAGCGCACGGCAATGTCGGCGATGGGTTCTCCTGCTTCGGTGCGGATGTTTTTGAATTCAATGTCCGCACCCATCTCCTTCAGCGTGTCGTACAGCCCGATGCGGCGGGGGTTGATGCCGATGCGGGGCAGGGTGATGTCCGACCCCGGCACGATCAATGCGGCTACGGCTAAAAACGCGGCGGATGATGGGTCGCCGGGGACGTCGATCGCGCATCCCTGCAACACGTGCCCGCCATCGACATGAATGGCATCGACCAGACCGCTGATTTTCTCAATCCGGACCGGTACGCCAAAATGGCGCAGCATATTTTCGGTGTGGTCGCGGGTGGGGTGTTCTTCAATCACCGTTGTGGTGCCGTTGGCGCGTAAACCAGCCAGCAGGACGGCGGATTTTACCTGCGCCGATGCGACCGGCAGGGTGTATTTGATGGGTTTGAGCGCGTCGCTGCCACGCATGGTCAAGGGCAGTTTTCCGCCATCGCGGGCCAGGAACACCGCGCCCATTTGTTCCAGTGGGGTAATAACACGGCCCATCGGGCGCTTGGTTAATGATGCATCGCCTGTCATTGTTGCGGTGATGGCGTGCCCGGCCATAATCCCGGCCAACAGGCGTGTCGATGTGCCGGAATTGCCCATATCCAGAACGTGGTCCGGGCTGTGCAAACCTTTGGTGCCGACGCCATGCACGCGCCACAGCCCATCATCGCCCGACGATATGTGCGCCCCCATCGCGGATAACGCGGCGGCGGTGGCCAGAACGTCACCCCCTTCGAGTAAGCCCGAGATGATTGTTTCCCCATGCGCCAGCGCCCCCAGCATGAGGGCGCGGTGCGAAATGGATTTGTCGCCGGGAATGCGGACACGGCCCATCAGGGGTGGGCATTGGCGGGATGTCATTGGTTTGTGTTGGGGCTGGTGCATGGGGACGCGCATTATTGTTCAAAAATCCATCATAAAAGAGGGAGTCGCATGGCTCCCTCTTTTGTAACGCTTCTGGTCCTGAAAGCCAAGATCGGTTCAGCCATCAAACTGGGACAAATTGCCGTCATAGCTGGTGATAAAGCTTTTGAATTTCACCAGCGGGATCGGGCGGGAGTAGCGGAAGCCTTGCACCTCGTCGCAATCCTCGGCGATCAGGAAGGCTTCGTGTTCGCGGGTTTCCACACCCTCGGCGATGACCTTCAGGTTCAGGGAATGGCCCAGACGGACAATTGTCTTGGCAATCGCCGCATCATCCGGATTGTTCAGGGCATTGCGGATAAAGGACTGGTCGATCTTCAGGCGGTCAATCGGGAATTGGCGCAGATACGACAGAGATGAATAGCCCGTGCCGAAATCATCAATCGCCAGCTCTACGCCCAACCCGTGCAGTTCCTGCAGCGTGTGGATCGTGTGCTGAATATCGTCCATAAAGACGCTTTCCGTGACTTCCAGTTCCAGCATTTTCGGGTTCAGCCCGGTTTTATTCAGCACATCGCGGACGTAGGACACGATGTCGCTTTGATAAAACTGCGCGCCTGATACGTTGATGGCGATGCGAATATCGTGGCCGTTGCGGTTCCATTCCGCGGCGGCTTCGCACGCCTGGGCCAGAACCCATTCGCCAATCGGCACGATCAGGCCAGATTGTTCCGCGACCGGAATAAAGTCGGCGGGCGATATGTATGATCCGCCTTCTTTGCTGTTGTCCGGCTTGAACCAGCGCAACAGGGCCTCGGCTCCAATCACCTTGCCGGTTTTTAAATCCAGCTGCGGCTGGTAATGCAGGTCCAGTTGGTTTTTGTCCAAGGCTTCGCGCAGGTCGCGCAACATTTGGAATCGTTGCTGAACGGCACGGTCGAAATCTTCGGAATATTCCTTGACCTGATCGCGCCCTTCTTCTTTTGCGCGGTTCAGGGCGATATCGGCGTTTTTCAACACCTGATCCGGGTCGATACCATCATCCGGGAATGTAGCCACGCCGATGGATGCGCGGATCTGGAATTGTTCGTTAAACACGCGGAATGGTTCGGAGCGGATCACGCCCATCACGCGGTCGGCGATATCGCGCGCGACCAGTCCGCCCGACAGGGCGACGGTAATGGCAAATTCATCCTCGCCCGACCGGGCCACGGTGGCGGATTCGGGCAGGGAAGAACGCAAACGTTTGCCCACGGCGCGCAAAATGGCGTCACCAATATTGTGGCCCATCGTGTCGTTCACGTCTTTGAAATGGTCCAGATCAAGCGCGACGACGGCAAAGCGCGTCATGTTGTCGGCGGCGTCGCGGCTGCGGGCATGTTCGTTCAAATTCATCACGAACTGCGTCCGGTTTGGCAGCCCGGTCAATGTGTCGTAATAGGCCAGCTTGTGAATCTGGTCTTCGGCCGCGGCGCGGATGCGGCGAATGTTATCGGCATTTTGTTCAATCAAATTATGCGACAGCGCGATGGCTCCGCCAATTTCGTCCGCCGGGTCATACGGAGAATCCGGCAATTGCGGGTTTTCCGGGTGTTCCGCGGCCATGCGCAGATTGTTACGCATGAACATGACGGGTTCCAGAAGCCAGCGGCCCAACGCCACCATCAATACGGTCGTCACAAAAGCAGACATCAGCATCATGATGGTCAATGTCTGCTTTACGTACGCAATCACCTGCGGCTGAACCGCGGAGGCATCGATGCGCACGACAATATTATAGGGCCGCCCCAAAGCAGACGGGCGGAATACCGTTTCATAAATATCCCCATTATTCGTGCGTAACGTCCGCGTCACGCTGTTGGGGTCGTTTAATGTGATCGTTGTCGCCTCACCATAACTGCGCAGGAAGTTTAAATCGGCCGCATAAATGGCCAGACCGCGCACCTTGGTGGTGGACAGAAGCCGGCGAATGCCCGTGTCGTTCAATGGTGATGTGTAATAATCCGGAACATCTTCGATCATCAGCGGAACAATCGCCGTGCGTGCCGTGTCCGACAATTCCGCCAGCCGGTCATTGGCATAGCTGTTTACCGTGATCCACAGCGTAAAGACCTGCACGATCAGGATGGTCAAAAACACAACCATGGCGATGCGCCAGCTCAACCGGCTGCGCCAGATTTGCGCCGGGGAATACAGAAGCTGGTCGGTCAGGCTGCGCTTTTTAACCTGTGTTCTGTTTCGCTTCGCCTTGGCCACCGTTGAAAATCCGCTCGAATGAATCCGGGATTGAAGATGCATTTTAGACCGTAATCCCACACATAAAACTATCGTTACATCGCCGTTGATTGTGTGCGCAGAATGCCCCCATCCGCCCGGAACAGGCGGGCAATGAAACCCCACACACGAATCCGATTATGGCCGGGAAGTGTTAAAAACCACTTTAAAAACGGCGAAGAAAAGGTAAAAAGACGCCCTGTAACGCCCTGATTTTCAATATTTATCAGGCTTTGCTAAAAAATTTTACGTTTTTGATTAAAATTTTTCGCAATTTGCATCCATTCATGCAAACCGGCGGTATCCGGGCGGGTTACAGGGTCTCCCGGAACCGTACGGGGGTCCCGACGGGGCTGCCGACCAATTCATCGTCACGCATGACAATATGGCCGCGCACCACGGTCATGACCGGCCACCCGGTGACCCGCATACCGTCATACGGGGTCCACCCGCATTTCGATTTTTGCTGGGCGTTGGTGATGGTGTGCGTGGCATTCAAATCAACAATGGTGAAGTCGGCGTCGTATCCAAGTGCAATCCGCCCTTTGTTCGCGATTTGATGGATACGCTGCGGGCCATAACTGACCAGTTCGACAAACCGTTCCAGACTCAATCGGCCTTCGTGAATGTGATTCAACATGACGGGCACCAATGTCTGCACGCCCGGCGTACCGCTGGGGCTGGCGGGATAGGTTTGATCTTTTTCGTCTATGGTATGGGCCGCGTGGTCGGACCCCAGAATGTCAATCAACCCGTTATTGACGGCAGCCCACAGCGCATCCTGATGCCGTTGTTCGCGAATGGGTGGATTTTGCTGGGCCCGCGTGCCCAGCCGTTCATAACAGTCCGGCGCGGAAAAGGTCAGATGGTTGGGCAAAACTTCGCAACTGACGATGTCTTTATGATCTTTGATAATGTCCAGCTCTTCCGCCGTGCTGATATGCAGGATATGCACCCGCCGCCCGGTCTTGCGGGCCAATCGGATCAGGCGTGTCGTGGCCGATACGCACGATTCAACCGACCGCCAGACAGGGTGGAGCCGCACATCATGACTGTCGCCCAGTAACGTGGCCTTGTTGGCGTTCATCATGGCTTCGTCTTCGGCATGGGCGGCAACGATGCGTTTTCCATGGCGCAGGATGTTTTCAATATGTTCATCCTCCGCGCACAATAAATCGCCCGTGGATGACCCCATGAAAATTTTAATGCCGCAGACACCGGGCAAATTTTCCCATTCGGCAAGGTGTGCCGCATTGTTCGCCGTGCCCCCGAAATAAAAGGCGTAATCGACCCACGGTGCGCGTGCGGCCAATTGCATTTTATCGGCCAATGTTTCCGGTGTGATGGTTAATGGCTTAACGTTGGGCATTTCGAAAATGGCGGTGACGCCACCGCACGCCGCGGCCATGGTGCCATGTTCAATATCTTCCTTGTGCGTTAATCCGGGTTCGCGGAAATGCACCTGCGTATCAATCACGCCGGGCAGGATGTGCAGACCCGCGCAATCCACCCGATTCGCGGTCTTTGCGGTGCCGAGGTCGCCAATGGCGACAATGCGCCCACCGCGCACCCCCACATCGGTGTTGGCCCGCCCGCCGGGCGTCACCACTGTGCCGTGGCTCAGAATCAGGTCAAATCCGGCACTTTCAGGGGCGGGGGCTTGGGTCATGATGGGGGCCTGTGATATGATTAAGGTCAGGTTTTTACACGGAAATTTAAGGTCCGTCAGGGGATAATAGGCGGCAGGGGTTCAAAGGAAAAGCACCTTTCATGGAAATTATTCGCGAAAGCGCCGAACATCATTTTCTCACCTTCGTCGAGGTGATGCGCACCGATCCGAAAGGGTGGGTGGGGATGATTCTGGGTCTGTCGCGCAAATATAACCATGACGCGATGATCAGCGATTTGATGACCATTCCGGCGAAACAAGCTGCATTGGCCGCCGAGGGTGATCAGTGGGTTGATTATTTCGCCGAAAAAACCGGCATTCTAGACAAACCGACACTCTATCGCTTTGCTGATGGCGATGTGCTGCTGGTTACGCGCATCGTGACAGAACAGCAACAGGACCGCCTGTTCGACATGCACCGCGAAATCACGGATCAGCATAAAATCTCATCCTGTGACGTTTTGAATTTCGGGCGTGAAATGATGGTCGCGCAAAAATTGGCCGATCGAAAAATGTTGACGCAACAGCGCAGCAAGGCCTATTTGGCCATGGCCGATCAAAACCGCGTATCGTCTATCGCCGTGCGCCGTGACCGGCGTGATGCGGCCCTGATTTTATTGGTCGAAGATGATCGCTTCACCGCCTCCTACACCACCGGAATTTTGCAGAAGGATTATGAACTGGTCCATTCCAAGGTGGGCGAGGATGCTATTCTGGCCTATATCGAACACGCCCCGGATGTCGTGTTTCTGGATATCCATTTACCCGGCCTGAACGGCCATGAAACGCTGGATGCCATCCGCAAGGTGGACCCGGCGGCCTATATCATCATGCTTTCGGTCGACACGGTGAAGGAAAATATTGTCAACGCGTCCAAGGGTGGCGCATCGGGGTTCCTGAAAAAACCCTTCTCCAAGGACCGGATGCTGGCCATCGTCCAAAAATCCCCCTTTATCAAAGGGGGAAAGGTGCCTTCCTTTAGTTAAATCATCCTGCTATAGATTTTCAACGGATTTTCAAACGTTTTTGACGGATCGTCGCCATGACCGAAATGCCTGTTTTGCGGCTGCATAATTCTTTGTCGGGGGAGAAAGAAATTTTCACCCCCGCCGACCCAAACCATGTGCGCGTCTATGCCTGCGGCCCGACGGTGTACAGCTTCGCCCATATCGGGAATGCCCGTATGGCGGTGGCGTTTGATTTGCTGAATCGGGTTCTGCGCCATTTGTATCCGCGCGTGACCTATGTATCCAATATCACCGATGTGGATGATAAAATCATCACCGCGTCCAAAGAAACGGGCGAGGCGATTGACGTGATCACCCGCCGTTACGAAAAAATCTATAACGACGATATGGCTGCGCTCGGCGTGCTGCAACCCGATGTGCAACCGCGCGCCACCGAACATATCCCCGAAATGATCACACAGATTGAACAAATCATTGAACGCGGTCACGGGTATGCTGCCGATGGTCATGCGTTGTTCAACGTGCCGTCTTACGATGCCTATGGCGCGCTGTCGGGGCGCAGCCGTGATGATCAAATCGCCGGTGCTCGTGTTGAAATCGCCCCGTATAAGAAGGACGCGGCGGATTTTGTGCTGTGGAAGCCGTCGACACCGGACCAGCCGGGCTGGGATTCCCCATGGGGCCGTGGCCGTCCGGGCTGGCACATTGAATGCTCGGCCATGGCGGAAAAACATCTGGGTCTGCCGTTTGACATTCATGGTGGCGGGGCCGATCTGAAATTCCCGCACCATGAAAATGAAATCGCACAAAGCTGCTGCGCCCATGGGCATGAAACCGATCCCCGCGCCTTTGCCCGTATGTGGGTGCATAACGGGTTTGTGACGGTGGCCGGTGAAAAAATGTCCAAATCATTGGGCAATTTTCTGGTTGCTCATGAATTGTTGCAAGATCACCCGGGCGAAGTGTTGCGCCTGGCCCTGCTGGCCGCGCATTATCGTCAACCGCTCGATTGGACCGAAAACGGCCTGCATCAGGCGCGCAAGAATCTGGATACGCTCTATCGTGCGCTCGATAATTTGTCCGGCGTGCCGGATGGCGATGCTGTCGTTCATCATGGGGTGATGGCGGCGTTGTGCGATGATTTGAACATGCCGCTGGCGCTCGCCGCCTTGTTGGCTTTGGCCAAGGATGCCAACCGCACCGATCTGAATGAATCTGAGAAGATCGAAATCAAGGCGGCGCTGAAGGGCACCGGGGCCTTGCTGGGCTTGTTGCAGCAAGACCCGCAAACATGGTTCCAGGGTGGTGCGGCCAATGATGACGATGCCGAAATTGATGCCTTGCTGAAGGAGCGCACCGAGGCCCGTAAAAACAAGGACTTCAAACGCGCCGATGAAATCCGCGACCTTTTTGCGGCCAAGGGGATCGAGATCGAAGACACCCCAACCGGGCCAAAATGGCGCCGGGCTGTGAAGTAAAGCAGGCTGGCAATCAGGCGGTGTTTGGGCTAAAACGGATTTTATGATGACCCCAGTTTCCAATATGCCGGCGCGCGGTCTGGTTGCGCACCATTTATCCAAGACCTACAAAAAACGTCCCGTTCTGCGCGATGTCAGTGTGCATGTCCAGCGGGGCGAGGCCGTGGCCCTGCTCGGCCCCAACGGTGCCGGTAAAACCACCAGCTTCTATATCATCACCGGCCTGATCGGCGCGGATTCCGGCATGATCATGCTGGATGGGCAAGACATTACCAACCTGCCCATGTATCGCCGCGCCCGTCTGGGTATTGGGTATTTGCCACAGGAATCATCTATCTTCCGTGGCTTGTCGGTCGAGGATAATATCCGTGCCGTGTTGCAGGCCCAGAATTTGAACCGCGAAGATCAGGAAGCCCTGCTGGATGAATTGCTGGCGGAATTTTCCGTTGATCATTTGCGCCGTGCGCCCGCCATTGCCCTGTCGGGTGGTGAACGCCGCCGTGTCGAAATTGCCCGCGCACTGGCCAGCCGCCCGTCCTTCATTCTGCTCGATGAGCCGCTGGCCGGGATTGACCCGATTGCGATTGGCGAAATTCGTACGCTCATTTCACATTTGAAAGATAAAGGTATCGGCGTCCTGATCACCGATCACAACGTGCGTGATACGCTCGACCTGGTGGACCGGGCCTATATCCTGCACGATGGTCATGTGTTGATGGAGGGTACACCCGCCGAAATCATCGCGCACGACGATGTGCGCCGTGTTTATCTGGGCGAAACTTTCGCGATGTGATTTAGCTCAAGATTTTTTTCAAGCTTTGTGAACACTGCGCCAGTTTTTGACGCGGTGTTTTTTTATATAATGCCGCGATAAAGCTGTTGTAATTCATCTTGTCCATATACGGGTGGGGTGTGAAATATTGCACCATGTGCGCACACTCCGCCGCGGTCAGGGTGTACAGGCTCAGGCCCACATGCTGTAACGCGGTTTCCAATTCCTGCATATAATCGTCGATATGATCGTTGATATATTGCTGGCGTGTTCCCGCAGGTGCACCCACCCATGCAAATCCGGCCAAGGCCTTGGCGATGGCGGGTATGGCGTTTTTATCCGCACGCAATTGAAAGGATTTTTGTTGTTGCGGCGGGTATGCGGATGCTGCGGCCAATACATGCCCGCCATTATGATGCAGAAAACTGATCATA
The window above is part of the Micavibrio aeruginosavorus ARL-13 genome. Proteins encoded here:
- the cysS gene encoding cysteine--tRNA ligase, with protein sequence MPVLRLHNSLSGEKEIFTPADPNHVRVYACGPTVYSFAHIGNARMAVAFDLLNRVLRHLYPRVTYVSNITDVDDKIITASKETGEAIDVITRRYEKIYNDDMAALGVLQPDVQPRATEHIPEMITQIEQIIERGHGYAADGHALFNVPSYDAYGALSGRSRDDQIAGARVEIAPYKKDAADFVLWKPSTPDQPGWDSPWGRGRPGWHIECSAMAEKHLGLPFDIHGGGADLKFPHHENEIAQSCCAHGHETDPRAFARMWVHNGFVTVAGEKMSKSLGNFLVAHELLQDHPGEVLRLALLAAHYRQPLDWTENGLHQARKNLDTLYRALDNLSGVPDGDAVVHHGVMAALCDDLNMPLALAALLALAKDANRTDLNESEKIEIKAALKGTGALLGLLQQDPQTWFQGGAANDDDAEIDALLKERTEARKNKDFKRADEIRDLFAAKGIEIEDTPTGPKWRRAVK
- a CDS encoding dihydroorotase, which encodes MTQAPAPESAGFDLILSHGTVVTPGGRANTDVGVRGGRIVAIGDLGTAKTANRVDCAGLHILPGVIDTQVHFREPGLTHKEDIEHGTMAAACGGVTAIFEMPNVKPLTITPETLADKMQLAARAPWVDYAFYFGGTANNAAHLAEWENLPGVCGIKIFMGSSTGDLLCAEDEHIENILRHGKRIVAAHAEDEAMMNANKATLLGDSHDVRLHPVWRSVESCVSATTRLIRLARKTGRRVHILHISTAEELDIIKDHKDIVSCEVLPNHLTFSAPDCYERLGTRAQQNPPIREQRHQDALWAAVNNGLIDILGSDHAAHTIDEKDQTYPASPSGTPGVQTLVPVMLNHIHEGRLSLERFVELVSYGPQRIHQIANKGRIALGYDADFTIVDLNATHTITNAQQKSKCGWTPYDGMRVTGWPVMTVVRGHIVMRDDELVGSPVGTPVRFRETL
- a CDS encoding FG-GAP repeat protein encodes the protein MIWDNTANAPAYCNDTAWVHFPTGMAGDAYTATAFLSNPSAVADDDFGSAIGISNGKIVVGTRMRDVSGVSNSGRAHIFDAESGRPLVTLVNPDNTAGDQFGHGADIDGNLAVVGAPVNTVGGVAQAGSAYVYNATTGALVATLDNPAPGNMDWTGYDVAISGTIAVAGTPRNGAGDHGSVHIYNASTGAFLRGWNAPDQADGDWFGVAVDIDGDLIVVGAHQKESGAITDAGRAYVFSAADGSLVATLNNPAPGANDNFGRAVAIHGTVAIVGAPNDTSGGVATAGAAYVFNAQTGALLTTLENPDPEASDNFGMAVAIHGGKVVVGARWANVDGLDNVGVTYVFSTSTGDLIDTIHNPAPAASDTFGSQVAIEGEYVVVSARNDASGGVLTSGAAHVFKQQRPALKNAQLIGTLDNPDPGVDDRFGNVMEISGDYVAVGAWTNDVAGFDDAGSVYVFDLRTGALVSSIDNPEPAVGDAFGFNIDLDGATLAVGSHLDDPGGVVDAGSVYIFDALSGALLRRLNDTTPEPNERFGFDVGLSGNLAVVGANLADPGGVTNAGAAYVINIDTGTVVSTLNNPAPGSGDEFGVRVVIAGDKVAVGAYKDDPGGVVDAGSAYVFNATTGALIATLNHPSPTTDAQFGLGISLSGDLVAVGAFLSDLNGVTDVGAAYIFDANTGANLKTLTSPYPNTNDRFGNGIELVGDLVIIGSRFDDSSGTTDAGAAYVFNARTGALVRKFYAPTPTTGDEYGARPSMSTRYVVIGSRWRDVGGVADTGQVYAYASLCTNPNGAVGDITYNTTSHVLQYCAGGDWIGAGPAGDGGAGCTGPAGIEGDLMYNSTHNYLQYCEGDTWRGIGF
- a CDS encoding response regulator, with product MEIIRESAEHHFLTFVEVMRTDPKGWVGMILGLSRKYNHDAMISDLMTIPAKQAALAAEGDQWVDYFAEKTGILDKPTLYRFADGDVLLVTRIVTEQQQDRLFDMHREITDQHKISSCDVLNFGREMMVAQKLADRKMLTQQRSKAYLAMADQNRVSSIAVRRDRRDAALILLVEDDRFTASYTTGILQKDYELVHSKVGEDAILAYIEHAPDVVFLDIHLPGLNGHETLDAIRKVDPAAYIIMLSVDTVKENIVNASKGGASGFLKKPFSKDRMLAIVQKSPFIKGGKVPSFS
- the lptB gene encoding LPS export ABC transporter ATP-binding protein, giving the protein MMTPVSNMPARGLVAHHLSKTYKKRPVLRDVSVHVQRGEAVALLGPNGAGKTTSFYIITGLIGADSGMIMLDGQDITNLPMYRRARLGIGYLPQESSIFRGLSVEDNIRAVLQAQNLNREDQEALLDELLAEFSVDHLRRAPAIALSGGERRRVEIARALASRPSFILLDEPLAGIDPIAIGEIRTLISHLKDKGIGVLITDHNVRDTLDLVDRAYILHDGHVLMEGTPAEIIAHDDVRRVYLGETFAM
- the aroA gene encoding 3-phosphoshikimate 1-carboxyvinyltransferase gives rise to the protein MHQPQHKPMTSRQCPPLMGRVRIPGDKSISHRALMLGALAHGETIISGLLEGGDVLATAAALSAMGAHISSGDDGLWRVHGVGTKGLHSPDHVLDMGNSGTSTRLLAGIMAGHAITATMTGDASLTKRPMGRVITPLEQMGAVFLARDGGKLPLTMRGSDALKPIKYTLPVASAQVKSAVLLAGLRANGTTTVIEEHPTRDHTENMLRHFGVPVRIEKISGLVDAIHVDGGHVLQGCAIDVPGDPSSAAFLAVAALIVPGSDITLPRIGINPRRIGLYDTLKEMGADIEFKNIRTEAGEPIADIAVRYTGTLQGITVPPERVPSMIDEIPILSIAAAFADGTTRMTNLAELRVKESDRLAMMATGLDACGVRVEAGEDSLTIHGNGHAPQGGADVETALDHRIAMSFLIMGLASTDPVSVDDASPITTSFPTFVKLLRDLGADLDAC
- a CDS encoding putative bifunctional diguanylate cyclase/phosphodiesterase — its product is MHLQSRIHSSGFSTVAKAKRNRTQVKKRSLTDQLLYSPAQIWRSRLSWRIAMVVFLTILIVQVFTLWITVNSYANDRLAELSDTARTAIVPLMIEDVPDYYTSPLNDTGIRRLLSTTKVRGLAIYAADLNFLRSYGEATTITLNDPNSVTRTLRTNNGDIYETVFRPSALGRPYNIVVRIDASAVQPQVIAYVKQTLTIMMLMSAFVTTVLMVALGRWLLEPVMFMRNNLRMAAEHPENPQLPDSPYDPADEIGGAIALSHNLIEQNADNIRRIRAAAEDQIHKLAYYDTLTGLPNRTQFVMNLNEHARSRDAADNMTRFAVVALDLDHFKDVNDTMGHNIGDAILRAVGKRLRSSLPESATVARSGEDEFAITVALSGGLVARDIADRVMGVIRSEPFRVFNEQFQIRASIGVATFPDDGIDPDQVLKNADIALNRAKEEGRDQVKEYSEDFDRAVQQRFQMLRDLREALDKNQLDLHYQPQLDLKTGKVIGAEALLRWFKPDNSKEGGSYISPADFIPVAEQSGLIVPIGEWVLAQACEAAAEWNRNGHDIRIAINVSGAQFYQSDIVSYVRDVLNKTGLNPKMLELEVTESVFMDDIQHTIHTLQELHGLGVELAIDDFGTGYSSLSYLRQFPIDRLKIDQSFIRNALNNPDDAAIAKTIVRLGHSLNLKVIAEGVETREHEAFLIAEDCDEVQGFRYSRPIPLVKFKSFITSYDGNLSQFDG